One segment of Hippopotamus amphibius kiboko isolate mHipAmp2 chromosome 4, mHipAmp2.hap2, whole genome shotgun sequence DNA contains the following:
- the DNAJB6 gene encoding dnaJ homolog subfamily B member 6 isoform X1 — MVDYYEVLGVQRHASPEDIKKAYRKLALKWHPDKNPENKEEAERKFKQVAEAYEVLSDAKKRDIYDRYGKEGLNGGGGGSHLDSPFEFGFTFRNPEDVFREFFGGRDPFSFDFFDDPFEDFFGNRRGPRGSRNRGTGSFFSAFSGFPSLGGGFSSFDTGFSSFGSLSHGGLTSFSSTAFGGSGMGNYKSVSTSTKVVNGRKITTKRIIENGQERVEVEEDGQLKSLTINGVADEDALAEECRRRGQDALPAQPASTSARALRSHRPASLPRHAPHPMGEDEDEPGRHRAGGSWEPPAAFSAGVQEGSAPRGAASRGPRGQRWSLCCCVLA, encoded by the exons ATGGTGGATTACTATGAAGTTCTAGGCGTGCAGAGACATGCCTCACCCGAGGATATTAAAAAGGC ATATCGGAAACTGGCACTGAAGTGGCATCCAGATAAAAATCCTGAGAATaaagaagaagcagagagaaaattcAAACAAGTAGCTGAGGCGTATGAGGTGTTATCAGATG ctAAAAAACGGGACATCTATGACAGATATGGCAAAGAAGGATTAAACGGCGGTGGAG GTGGAAGCCATTTGGACAGTCCATTTGAGTTTGGCTTCACATTCCGAAACCCAGAAGATGTCTTCAGGGAATTTTTTGGTGGAAGGGACCCATTTTCATTCGACTTCTTCG atgacCCATTTGAGGATTTCTTTGGGAATCGAAGGGGCCCCCGCGGAAGCCGGAACCGAGGCACGGGATCgtttttctctgctttcagtGGATTTCCCTCCCTTGGAGggggattttcttcttttgatacAG GCTTCTCTTCCTTCGGTTCGCTGAGTCACGGGGGCCTCACTTCGTTCTCTTCCACGGCATTTGGTGGCAGTGGGAtgggcaactacaagtctgtatCAACTTCGACTAAAGTGGTTAATGGCAGGAAAATCACCACCAAGAG GATTATCGAGAACGGTCAAGAAAGAGTGGAGGTGGAAGAAGATGGCCAGTTAAAGTCCTTGACGATAAATG GTGTGGCCGACGAGGACGCCTTGGCGGAGGAGTGCCGGCGACGAGGCCAGGACGCGCTGcccgcccagcctgccagcaCCAGTGCCCGCGCGCTGAGGTCGCACCGGCCAGCCTCCCTGCCCAGACACGCACCCCACCCCATGGGTGAGGACGAGGACGAGCCAGGCCGCCACCGGGCCGGCGGCAGCTGGGAGCCTCCGGCTGCGTTCTCCGCAGGTGTGCAAGAGGGGTCCGCGCCCCGCGGGGCCGCCTCCCGGGGCCCGCGAGGACAGAGGTGGAGCCTGTGCTGCTGCGTCCTGGCCTGA
- the DNAJB6 gene encoding dnaJ homolog subfamily B member 6 isoform X2, translated as MVDYYEVLGVQRHASPEDIKKAYRKLALKWHPDKNPENKEEAERKFKQVAEAYEVLSDAKKRDIYDRYGKEGLNGGGGGSHLDSPFEFGFTFRNPEDVFREFFGGRDPFSFDFFDDPFEDFFGNRRGPRGSRNRGTGSFFSAFSGFPSLGGGFSSFDTGFSSFGSLSHGGLTSFSSTAFGGSGMGNYKSVSTSTKVVNGRKITTKRIIENGQERVEVEEDGQLKSLTINGVADEDALAEECRRRGQDALPAQPASTSARALRSHRPASLPRHAPHPMGEDEDEPGRHRAGGSWEPPAAFSAGFKEGGKRKKQKQREESKKKKSTKGHP; from the exons ATGGTGGATTACTATGAAGTTCTAGGCGTGCAGAGACATGCCTCACCCGAGGATATTAAAAAGGC ATATCGGAAACTGGCACTGAAGTGGCATCCAGATAAAAATCCTGAGAATaaagaagaagcagagagaaaattcAAACAAGTAGCTGAGGCGTATGAGGTGTTATCAGATG ctAAAAAACGGGACATCTATGACAGATATGGCAAAGAAGGATTAAACGGCGGTGGAG GTGGAAGCCATTTGGACAGTCCATTTGAGTTTGGCTTCACATTCCGAAACCCAGAAGATGTCTTCAGGGAATTTTTTGGTGGAAGGGACCCATTTTCATTCGACTTCTTCG atgacCCATTTGAGGATTTCTTTGGGAATCGAAGGGGCCCCCGCGGAAGCCGGAACCGAGGCACGGGATCgtttttctctgctttcagtGGATTTCCCTCCCTTGGAGggggattttcttcttttgatacAG GCTTCTCTTCCTTCGGTTCGCTGAGTCACGGGGGCCTCACTTCGTTCTCTTCCACGGCATTTGGTGGCAGTGGGAtgggcaactacaagtctgtatCAACTTCGACTAAAGTGGTTAATGGCAGGAAAATCACCACCAAGAG GATTATCGAGAACGGTCAAGAAAGAGTGGAGGTGGAAGAAGATGGCCAGTTAAAGTCCTTGACGATAAATG GTGTGGCCGACGAGGACGCCTTGGCGGAGGAGTGCCGGCGACGAGGCCAGGACGCGCTGcccgcccagcctgccagcaCCAGTGCCCGCGCGCTGAGGTCGCACCGGCCAGCCTCCCTGCCCAGACACGCACCCCACCCCATGGGTGAGGACGAGGACGAGCCAGGCCGCCACCGGGCCGGCGGCAGCTGGGAGCCTCCGGCTGCGTTCTCCGCAG